In Candidatus Omnitrophota bacterium, the following proteins share a genomic window:
- a CDS encoding PD-(D/E)XK nuclease family protein: protein MSDQLITIPFTERFLDHAVAYIEREYLVPGRDMRRLAVVFGGHRPSLFLKRMLADKIKAPFYPPRFLTMDELVAMITDGKTGSGKAVSDLEHSLVLYDLARCHTPQILKGRESFARFLPWAKEITHFIEQMDLEETGDDALKVLREQARIGFSVPQDINRLLEDMMVLRRAYHAHLDKEGLCVRGYRYWKAGRGVSSWDADCFDRILFCNIFYLHATEMAVVKDLYGRKKAVLMVQGDQRRWPALERISRVAGSPVVEGDQVRPTSFDLHLHAAFDMHSQAGLIAGILHKVPDPASAVIVLPDAQFMLPLLSALGEGLGDFNISMGYPLRRSSLHALLELIIAAQASRRDGLYYARDYLKVLRHPLVKEMDRAAVHKVEEVLTGDVRTPLSGKLFLALKEAGEDLSAVHQHLFEAWQNVRAPRDLAAALNGLLFFMFQSGRTKDDPLNARIAGRLGAIADEFAALKGAGPFSDGELFKVLLERLKGEMVAFHGSPLRGLQVLGLFETRSLSFRDVIVADVNEGMLPNLNVYEPLIPREVMVKLNLDRLEFEEEIQRYQFMRLLSSAERVHLVYQERPDKQRSRFIEELVWEQEKREGVLGGTAVHRPGFRAEIPAAVRSVPKTLSVVDFLKKMTFSATSVNTYVRNPHEFYFKYVLGLKEKDDLLDDPDGKHVGIFVHALLEEAFRRFKGKKPVLNATFGRYFRGLFETRFEQTFGAAMASDVFLMKEVLSARLQRFLQQEARRCESVDQVLYLEHTFEDVIDLPCGPVKFVYRVDRVDRAIDGTIMIIDYKTGAADRMPVLSCVTSFQMPLYAHYLDRLYPDASVNAAIYHLRTSKLETFLDDAGPAGRKTVLPEFMTALGAVMAQILDPAVPFMDKP, encoded by the coding sequence ATGTCTGACCAATTAATTACCATTCCTTTTACCGAACGCTTCCTCGATCATGCCGTTGCCTACATTGAACGCGAATACCTCGTTCCGGGCAGGGACATGCGCCGCCTGGCCGTTGTCTTCGGCGGACACCGGCCATCGCTTTTTCTCAAGCGCATGCTGGCGGACAAGATCAAGGCCCCGTTCTATCCGCCGCGATTTTTGACCATGGACGAACTCGTCGCGATGATCACCGACGGGAAGACCGGGTCCGGCAAAGCCGTTTCCGATCTGGAACATTCCCTGGTCTTGTATGATCTTGCCCGCTGCCATACCCCGCAGATATTGAAAGGAAGGGAGTCCTTTGCCAGGTTTTTACCCTGGGCCAAGGAGATCACCCATTTCATTGAGCAGATGGACCTGGAGGAGACCGGCGATGACGCGTTAAAGGTCCTCCGTGAACAGGCTCGCATCGGTTTTAGCGTGCCGCAGGACATCAACCGGCTTTTGGAAGACATGATGGTCCTGCGCCGGGCCTATCACGCCCATTTGGACAAAGAGGGCCTGTGCGTGCGGGGATACCGTTATTGGAAAGCGGGCCGCGGCGTGTCCTCTTGGGATGCAGACTGCTTTGACCGCATCCTTTTTTGTAATATTTTCTACCTGCACGCCACCGAAATGGCCGTGGTCAAGGACCTTTACGGCAGGAAAAAAGCGGTGCTCATGGTGCAGGGGGACCAGCGCCGCTGGCCGGCCCTTGAGCGCATCTCCCGCGTGGCCGGTTCTCCCGTCGTGGAAGGGGACCAGGTCCGTCCCACATCCTTTGACCTGCATCTGCACGCGGCGTTTGACATGCATTCCCAGGCCGGCCTGATCGCCGGGATCCTTCATAAGGTCCCGGACCCGGCTAGCGCGGTCATTGTTTTGCCGGACGCCCAATTCATGCTTCCTTTATTGTCCGCCCTGGGGGAGGGGCTGGGCGATTTCAACATTTCCATGGGTTATCCTTTGCGCCGCAGTTCCTTGCACGCCCTATTGGAATTGATCATCGCGGCCCAGGCCTCACGGCGCGACGGTTTGTATTATGCCCGCGATTATCTCAAAGTCCTGCGCCATCCGCTGGTCAAGGAGATGGACCGGGCCGCTGTTCATAAGGTTGAAGAAGTTTTGACCGGCGATGTCCGCACGCCCCTGTCCGGAAAATTATTCCTGGCTTTGAAAGAGGCGGGGGAGGACCTGTCCGCGGTCCATCAGCATTTGTTTGAGGCCTGGCAAAATGTGCGCGCTCCCCGGGACCTGGCGGCCGCGCTCAACGGGCTGCTGTTTTTTATGTTCCAAAGCGGCCGGACGAAGGACGATCCTTTGAACGCGCGCATCGCCGGGCGTTTGGGCGCGATCGCGGATGAGTTTGCCGCCTTAAAAGGCGCGGGACCATTCTCCGACGGAGAATTGTTCAAGGTCCTGCTGGAACGCCTGAAAGGCGAAATGGTCGCGTTCCATGGCTCTCCTTTGCGGGGCCTGCAGGTGCTGGGGCTTTTTGAGACCCGGTCTTTGAGTTTCAGGGACGTCATTGTCGCCGACGTCAACGAAGGCATGTTGCCCAACCTCAACGTGTATGAACCGCTGATCCCGCGCGAAGTCATGGTCAAACTCAACCTTGACCGGCTGGAATTTGAGGAAGAGATCCAGCGTTACCAGTTCATGCGCCTGCTGTCGTCTGCCGAGCGCGTGCATCTGGTCTATCAGGAGAGGCCGGACAAGCAAAGGAGCCGTTTTATTGAAGAACTGGTCTGGGAACAGGAAAAACGCGAAGGGGTTTTGGGGGGGACGGCGGTCCATCGTCCGGGTTTTCGTGCCGAAATACCTGCGGCGGTGAGGTCCGTGCCCAAGACGCTGTCCGTGGTTGACTTCCTTAAAAAAATGACGTTTTCAGCGACCAGCGTGAATACCTATGTGCGAAATCCCCATGAATTTTATTTCAAATACGTGCTGGGCCTGAAGGAAAAGGATGACCTTCTCGACGATCCGGATGGCAAACATGTCGGCATCTTTGTCCACGCTTTGCTGGAGGAGGCGTTCAGGCGTTTTAAAGGCAAAAAGCCGGTCCTGAATGCCACGTTCGGGCGGTATTTCCGCGGACTTTTTGAAACACGTTTTGAACAAACCTTCGGCGCTGCCATGGCCTCGGACGTTTTTTTGATGAAAGAGGTCCTTTCCGCGCGGCTCCAACGGTTCCTTCAGCAGGAGGCCCGGCGCTGTGAAAGCGTGGACCAGGTCCTTTATCTGGAGCATACCTTTGAGGATGTGATCGATCTTCCTTGCGGCCCGGTCAAATTCGTTTACCGCGTGGACCGGGTGGACCGCGCCATCGACGGCACCATCATGATCATTGATTACAAGACCGGAGCGGCGGACCGGATGCCGGTGTTGTCTTGCGTAACATCCTTCCAGATGCCGCTGTATGCGCATTATCTGGACCGGCTTTATCCCGACGCGTCTGTCAACGCGGCCATTTATCATCTGCGCACGTCAAAATTGGAAACGTTCCTGGACGATGCCGGCCCTGCCGGCCGTAAAACCGTTTTGCCCGAATTCATGACAGCCCTGGGGGCTGTCATGGCCCAGATCCTGGATCCTGCGGTACCTTTTATGGATAAACCGTAG
- a CDS encoding response regulator, translating to MSKTILVVDDEPVIVEIARRKLEEVGFEVMTARDGQEAMACLQKKTPHLIILDVQMPKMDGYAFMIEKSKVPEYESIPVIVATAHQETAPLFERHGIRTYLLKPLKLQELLDKVAEVLGPA from the coding sequence ATGTCAAAGACCATTCTCGTTGTGGACGATGAGCCCGTTATTGTTGAGATCGCCAGGCGCAAACTGGAAGAAGTTGGTTTCGAGGTGATGACGGCGCGCGATGGGCAAGAGGCCATGGCGTGTCTTCAGAAAAAGACCCCTCACTTGATCATCCTGGACGTGCAAATGCCCAAAATGGACGGGTATGCGTTCATGATAGAAAAAAGCAAGGTCCCCGAATACGAATCCATCCCGGTCATCGTGGCCACCGCCCATCAGGAAACGGCACCCTTGTTCGAGCGCCACGGGATCAGGACCTACCTTTTAAAGCCGTTGAAACTCCAGGAACTTTTGGATAAGGTCGCCGAAGTCCTCGGTCCCGCTTAA
- a CDS encoding YggS family pyridoxal phosphate-dependent enzyme has product MIKDNVAKVRADIAVACRAAGRDPSQVILVAVTKSVPVHVIAQAVSAGIEHIAENQVQEAEKKFPDLIAKDPHLTGHIIGHLQTNKAGDALKVAGLIQSVDSARLADEIEKQAAKLGRTADILVQVNTAREPQKHGAAPEKVFALMEHISGLKHVRVLGLMAMAPLTEDEGRVRKAFSDLRDIRDGVSKRFSGNSKVNMKYLSMGMSSDYRIAIQEGSTMVRIGSAIFK; this is encoded by the coding sequence ATGATCAAGGATAATGTCGCAAAGGTCCGGGCTGACATCGCTGTTGCCTGCCGCGCGGCCGGCCGTGACCCGTCGCAGGTGATCTTGGTGGCGGTGACCAAGTCCGTTCCCGTCCACGTCATTGCACAAGCCGTGTCCGCCGGCATTGAACACATCGCGGAAAACCAGGTGCAGGAGGCCGAAAAGAAATTTCCGGACCTGATCGCCAAGGATCCCCATTTGACCGGACATATCATCGGCCATTTGCAAACGAACAAGGCCGGGGATGCGCTCAAGGTCGCGGGTTTGATCCAGTCCGTGGACAGCGCGCGTTTGGCTGATGAAATTGAAAAACAGGCCGCGAAACTGGGCAGGACCGCGGACATTCTGGTGCAGGTCAATACCGCCCGAGAGCCGCAGAAACACGGGGCCGCGCCCGAAAAGGTCTTCGCGCTCATGGAACACATTTCTGGTTTGAAGCATGTGCGCGTTCTGGGCCTGATGGCCATGGCGCCTTTGACCGAAGATGAAGGCAGGGTCCGCAAAGCTTTCAGCGATTTGCGGGACATCCGCGACGGTGTGTCAAAACGTTTTTCAGGAAATTCAAAGGTCAATATGAAATATCTTTCCATGGGCATGAGTTCGGATTATCGTATTGCGATCCAAGAAGGTTCAACCATGGTGCGCATCGGCAGCGCGATATTTAAGTAG
- the proC gene encoding pyrroline-5-carboxylate reductase produces MSTITIIGGGNMGEALVKGLYRTHKVCVCEADPKRARALKNKYRIAIAGLHTAIKNAEIVIFAVKPQDMAVLLVHVGAIINRPQRQIFISIAAGLTTKFFEKHLGKVRVVRAMPNMPALIGEGMTALCAGRYASSKDLAVAQKILSSVGKTMVVKEKYMDAVTAVSGSGPAYVFLFVEQWMAAAKALGFKDVQAKALVYQTLTGSAHLLEKSVFDAATLRAKVTSKGGTTQAALDVFSQAKFDHIMKKALLAAKKRASQLAK; encoded by the coding sequence ATGTCAACCATCACGATCATCGGCGGCGGCAACATGGGGGAAGCCCTTGTGAAGGGGCTTTACCGGACGCATAAAGTTTGCGTTTGCGAGGCCGACCCCAAACGTGCCCGTGCTTTGAAAAATAAATACCGGATCGCCATTGCGGGCCTTCATACGGCGATTAAAAACGCCGAAATTGTCATCTTCGCCGTCAAGCCGCAGGACATGGCCGTGCTTTTGGTTCATGTAGGGGCGATTATCAATCGCCCGCAGAGGCAAATATTCATTTCTATTGCCGCTGGTTTAACGACAAAATTCTTTGAGAAACATTTAGGCAAGGTCAGGGTCGTGCGTGCCATGCCCAATATGCCGGCCTTGATCGGCGAGGGGATGACGGCTTTGTGCGCGGGCCGATATGCTTCATCCAAAGACCTGGCTGTTGCGCAGAAAATATTATCCAGCGTCGGAAAGACGATGGTGGTGAAAGAGAAATATATGGACGCGGTCACTGCGGTTTCAGGCAGCGGGCCGGCCTATGTGTTCTTGTTCGTCGAGCAATGGATGGCCGCGGCCAAGGCGCTGGGATTCAAAGACGTCCAGGCCAAAGCGCTGGTTTATCAGACCCTGACCGGCAGCGCCCATTTATTAGAGAAGAGCGTCTTTGATGCCGCGACCTTGCGGGCCAAGGTGACCTCCAAAGGCGGCACCACCCAGGCGGCCCTGGATGTCTTTTCTCAAGCAAAGTTCGATCACATCATGAAGAAGGCATTATTGGCAGCAAAGAAACGTGCAAGCCAATTAGCTAAGTAA
- the mtnP gene encoding S-methyl-5'-thioadenosine phosphorylase produces the protein MSIVGVIGGSGLYQIDGITGVKEVAVKTPFGDPSDNFVTGTLEGTRVVFLPRHGRGHRISPSEINYRANIYGMKELGVAAIISVSACGSLKEQYKPMDFVVPDQFLDRTRKGRADTFFTNGIVAHVAFADPVSPEIADIIDSSAKALKLTVHKGGTYVNMEGPQFSTKAESNLYRSWGMDIIGMTNLTEAKLAREAEVSYATLAAVTDYDCWHPSHDSVTIEMIIANLNKNVANAKNILKVAIPRVGTLKTFSAANALQYAIMTDRDMIPLETKRNLAVIIGKYIK, from the coding sequence ATGTCCATCGTCGGAGTGATCGGCGGTAGCGGTTTATACCAGATCGATGGGATCACTGGCGTCAAGGAAGTGGCGGTCAAGACGCCCTTCGGTGACCCGTCGGACAACTTTGTCACCGGAACGCTGGAAGGTACTCGCGTCGTGTTTTTGCCGCGCCACGGCCGCGGCCACCGCATTTCTCCCAGTGAGATCAATTACCGTGCTAACATTTACGGGATGAAGGAACTTGGTGTCGCGGCCATCATTTCCGTTTCCGCCTGCGGCTCTTTGAAGGAACAATACAAGCCCATGGATTTCGTGGTCCCCGACCAGTTCCTGGACCGCACGCGCAAGGGCAGGGCAGACACGTTTTTTACCAACGGCATCGTCGCGCACGTGGCCTTTGCCGACCCCGTATCACCGGAGATCGCCGATATTATTGATTCTTCCGCCAAGGCCTTGAAATTAACGGTGCACAAAGGCGGCACCTACGTCAACATGGAAGGCCCGCAATTTTCCACTAAAGCGGAATCAAACCTTTACCGCTCTTGGGGCATGGACATCATCGGCATGACGAATCTGACCGAGGCCAAACTCGCCCGCGAAGCGGAAGTTTCTTACGCCACGCTCGCCGCTGTCACCGACTATGATTGCTGGCATCCCAGCCACGATTCCGTCACCATTGAGATGATCATCGCTAATCTCAACAAGAACGTGGCCAATGCCAAAAATATTTTGAAAGTAGCCATACCCCGGGTTGGAACATTAAAGACCTTCAGCGCCGCCAATGCCCTGCAATATGCTATCATGACCGACCGTGATATGATCCCTCTTGAAACCAAGAGAAATTTAGCGGTTATTATAGGAAAATACATTAAATAG
- the ileS gene encoding isoleucine--tRNA ligase yields MDYQKTLNLPQTDFSMKAGLVEKEPQTLAAWEQQGLYAKIRARSSGKKSFILHDGPPYANGRIHIGHALNKILKDIIVKYQTMKGRDALYVPGWDCHGLPIEHQLLKDLKALKADKQDFDAVVFRRKARDYAMGFVGIQREEFKRLGIFGQWDDPYLTLSHDYEHWILKSLAGLVKKGYVYRRLKPVHWCFSCATALAEAEVEYEDDTSPAIYVKFKVNNPQDLALPTDKEAFLLVWTTTPWTLLANVAVAVHPDFTYFAMDHDNEILILEEKASDLIIAPTLDRNDIPKIVGTFKGRDLTKFFYTHPFHGQPCPVVTADYVTKEDGTGLVHIAPGHGQEDYQVGLANNLPVIMPVNSKGVFTEEGGKFAGQHVFKANDQIMDDLQNRCLLYKKEFLEHSYPHCWRCKNPVIFRATEQWFLNVDHEGLRGRLAQAIDKVEWVPPAGKERISSMVASRPDWCLSRQRFWGVPIPALVCRGCKGEHKLFIAVIEHLAGLVKAQGSGVWFEKDIKELLPPSFRCPDCGGTDFQKTHDILDVWFDSGVSHQAVFGPMIKRPLPADLYLEGSDQHRGWFQSSLITAVALHGHPPYTQVLTHGFVVDGQGRKMSKSLGNVMAPQDLIKTGGAEILRLWVASSSYHDDVRISKEITDRLTDAYRKIRNTVRYLLGNLYDFDPDKDLLDHEKLLDLDRWALSRLARVVREADAAYAAYDFPRAVKAAYAFCNEDCSSIYLDILKDRLYTFCAQSPERRSAQTVLYHILDALTRILAPVMAFTAEEIFSASPRTAALKEISSAHLLDWPALDPRWSSQSIEEKFGPLMALRVHVLKALDEKRKSGLIGSALQAKVIITTASDRDHAYLKSVEALLAPVFIVSQVELQKVATGIQGLDEYFSKTAVMVVPAEGVKCARCWHLRLDVGKDPSHPEICLRCVENIR; encoded by the coding sequence ATGGATTATCAGAAGACGCTAAATTTACCGCAGACCGACTTTTCCATGAAAGCGGGCCTGGTGGAAAAAGAACCGCAGACCCTGGCCGCCTGGGAACAGCAGGGCCTGTACGCGAAGATCCGCGCCAGATCATCCGGAAAAAAGTCCTTTATTCTGCACGACGGACCGCCGTATGCCAACGGCCGTATCCACATCGGCCACGCCCTTAATAAAATCCTCAAAGACATCATTGTCAAATACCAGACCATGAAAGGCCGCGATGCTTTGTATGTCCCCGGCTGGGACTGCCACGGCCTGCCCATTGAACATCAATTGTTGAAGGATCTGAAGGCTCTAAAAGCTGACAAACAGGATTTTGACGCCGTTGTTTTCCGCAGGAAAGCGCGTGATTATGCCATGGGATTCGTCGGTATCCAGCGCGAGGAATTCAAGCGTTTGGGTATTTTCGGCCAGTGGGATGACCCCTACCTGACGCTGTCGCATGACTATGAGCATTGGATCCTCAAGTCGTTGGCCGGACTTGTCAAAAAGGGCTACGTGTATCGCCGTCTCAAGCCGGTCCATTGGTGTTTCAGCTGTGCCACCGCGCTGGCCGAGGCCGAGGTGGAATATGAGGACGATACGTCCCCGGCGATATATGTAAAATTTAAAGTTAATAATCCTCAAGATCTAGCATTACCTACCGATAAAGAAGCTTTTTTATTGGTTTGGACAACGACCCCGTGGACATTATTAGCGAACGTGGCGGTGGCAGTACACCCGGATTTTACCTACTTTGCTATGGATCATGATAATGAAATCTTAATCCTTGAGGAAAAAGCAAGTGACTTAATAATCGCTCCTACGTTGGATCGAAATGACATACCAAAAATCGTTGGTACTTTTAAAGGTAGAGATCTAACTAAATTTTTTTATACACATCCTTTTCATGGACAGCCTTGTCCGGTAGTGACGGCCGATTATGTTACTAAAGAAGACGGCACAGGTTTGGTGCATATTGCGCCCGGGCATGGCCAGGAAGATTATCAAGTTGGGTTAGCAAATAATTTACCGGTTATCATGCCGGTTAATTCAAAGGGCGTATTTACTGAAGAAGGCGGGAAGTTCGCTGGTCAGCATGTGTTTAAAGCCAATGACCAGATTATGGATGATCTTCAAAATCGTTGTTTGCTTTATAAAAAAGAATTTTTAGAACACTCTTATCCTCATTGCTGGCGCTGTAAAAATCCCGTCATCTTCCGCGCCACCGAACAATGGTTCTTGAACGTGGACCATGAGGGCCTGCGCGGGCGTCTGGCGCAAGCCATTGACAAGGTGGAATGGGTCCCGCCCGCGGGTAAGGAACGCATCAGCAGTATGGTGGCGTCCCGTCCCGACTGGTGCCTGTCGCGCCAGCGTTTTTGGGGCGTGCCCATTCCGGCATTGGTCTGCCGCGGCTGTAAGGGAGAGCATAAACTTTTCATCGCGGTCATTGAACATCTGGCCGGTCTGGTCAAAGCGCAGGGCAGCGGCGTGTGGTTTGAAAAAGACATCAAAGAACTTTTGCCGCCAAGCTTTAGATGCCCGGATTGCGGCGGCACGGATTTTCAAAAGACCCATGACATTCTGGATGTGTGGTTTGATTCCGGGGTCAGCCATCAGGCGGTATTCGGCCCCATGATCAAACGCCCTTTGCCGGCAGACCTGTATCTGGAGGGCTCTGACCAGCATCGCGGCTGGTTCCAGTCATCGCTCATCACCGCGGTGGCCCTCCACGGGCATCCGCCGTACACCCAGGTCCTGACCCACGGTTTTGTCGTGGACGGCCAGGGCCGCAAAATGTCCAAGTCGCTGGGCAATGTCATGGCCCCGCAGGACTTGATCAAGACCGGCGGTGCCGAGATCCTGCGGCTTTGGGTCGCCTCCAGCTCTTATCATGATGACGTGCGCATTTCCAAAGAGATCACGGACCGTCTGACCGACGCTTACCGCAAGATCCGCAATACGGTGCGTTATTTATTGGGTAATCTGTATGATTTTGATCCCGACAAGGACCTGCTTGATCATGAGAAACTTTTGGACCTGGACCGCTGGGCGCTGTCGCGTTTGGCCCGGGTGGTGAGGGAGGCGGATGCCGCTTACGCGGCCTATGATTTCCCGAGGGCCGTCAAGGCGGCCTACGCGTTTTGCAATGAAGATTGCTCCAGCATTTATCTTGACATCCTCAAAGACCGGCTATATACTTTCTGCGCTCAATCGCCGGAAAGACGTTCGGCGCAGACAGTTCTCTATCATATTTTGGATGCGTTGACGAGGATCCTCGCACCGGTCATGGCATTCACGGCGGAAGAAATTTTTTCCGCGAGTCCCAGGACAGCGGCCTTAAAAGAAATTTCCAGCGCGCATTTGCTGGACTGGCCGGCCCTGGACCCGCGCTGGTCGTCGCAAAGCATTGAAGAAAAATTCGGGCCTTTGATGGCCCTGCGGGTCCATGTGCTTAAAGCGCTGGATGAAAAACGAAAGAGCGGCCTCATCGGCAGTGCTCTGCAGGCCAAGGTCATCATCACCACCGCCAGCGACCGCGACCACGCGTATTTGAAAAGTGTTGAAGCGCTGTTGGCCCCGGTTTTCATCGTTTCGCAGGTGGAGTTGCAAAAAGTCGCTACGGGCATCCAGGGTCTGGATGAATATTTTTCCAAAACCGCGGTGATGGTCGTCCCGGCCGAAGGCGTCAAATGCGCCCGTTGCTGGCATCTTCGTTTGGATGTGGGAAAAGACCCGTCGCATCCTGAAATATGTTTGCGCTGTGTTGAAAATATACGGTAG
- a CDS encoding TraR/DksA C4-type zinc finger protein codes for MPLNPFKKKRINPKFEPYKKLLLKAKEQIVGDLRQLSDDHSESANDRSGDISGHAMHMADVATDMYDREFLLGLASNDRELLYQIDEAMGRMEDGTYGLCDSCQKPIPVTRLKAIPHVRTCLKCQEKLESKKR; via the coding sequence ATGCCTTTGAATCCCTTTAAGAAAAAAAGAATTAATCCTAAATTTGAGCCCTATAAGAAATTGCTCCTGAAGGCCAAGGAACAGATCGTCGGTGACCTGCGCCAATTGTCCGACGATCATTCCGAAAGCGCCAATGACCGCAGCGGCGACATTTCCGGCCATGCCATGCACATGGCGGATGTGGCCACCGACATGTATGACCGCGAATTCCTTTTAGGCCTTGCCTCCAATGACCGTGAACTTTTGTATCAGATCGACGAAGCCATGGGCCGCATGGAAGACGGAACATACGGCCTTTGTGACAGCTGCCAAAAGCCCATCCCGGTCACCCGTCTGAAGGCCATTCCCCATGTCCGCACCTGCCTGAAGTGTCAGGAAAAACTGGAATCCAAGAAGCGCTAG
- the lspA gene encoding signal peptidase II has protein sequence MPDAKRSSRDIAIFLCGVLAVVGIDRLSKAFFAHLLSLNESIALIKGVVHFTLVHNTGIAFGLFKDCGAMFFVIPLILTGLLIYNIYYYRDREYSRTYIMAFSLILGGAIGNLIDRIFLGHVIDFIDLRVWPVFNVADSAITVGAAIILLKCIPSSSK, from the coding sequence ATGCCCGACGCAAAACGTTCCAGCCGGGATATAGCGATTTTCCTGTGCGGCGTTCTGGCGGTCGTGGGCATCGACCGTTTGAGCAAGGCCTTCTTCGCGCATTTGTTGTCCCTCAATGAAAGCATTGCCCTGATCAAGGGTGTCGTGCATTTCACCCTCGTCCACAATACCGGCATCGCGTTCGGCCTTTTTAAGGATTGCGGAGCGATGTTTTTTGTCATTCCTTTGATCCTCACCGGGCTTTTGATCTATAATATTTACTATTACCGTGACCGCGAATACAGCCGGACCTATATCATGGCATTTTCCCTCATCCTGGGGGGAGCCATCGGGAACCTCATTGACCGGATCTTTTTGGGGCATGTCATTGATTTTATTGATCTGCGCGTGTGGCCGGTCTTTAACGTCGCCGATTCAGCCATCACCGTCGGCGCTGCCATCATCCTTTTAAAATGCATCCCGTCCTCTTCCAAATAG
- the lgt gene encoding prolipoprotein diacylglyceryl transferase — protein MHPVLFQIGSFPVYSYGVMLGVAVLLCAWGFGKDASKKGIPKDAAYDLLFWTVVGGIIGARIFYVILYRDYFSASPLEVLMVNRGGLAWQGGFLGGILAGTVWCKRRGHALRSMLDLAAPYIALGQAVGRLGCFFNGCCYGKPWAHGIFFPVHDARLHPTQLYEAAGLFFIFIVLKMYARRGDPCDRPQEGEYKIRPYGLIFVAYLWLAAIERFFVEFLRADHDTLWWGLSLFQYIALGIFFAGLAYGLFIHRQRRA, from the coding sequence ATGCATCCCGTCCTCTTCCAAATAGGGTCGTTTCCCGTTTATTCCTACGGCGTCATGCTCGGGGTCGCCGTGCTTTTGTGCGCGTGGGGTTTCGGTAAAGACGCGTCAAAAAAAGGAATTCCCAAAGACGCGGCGTATGACCTTTTGTTCTGGACCGTCGTCGGCGGCATCATCGGGGCGCGTATTTTTTACGTGATCCTGTATCGGGATTATTTTTCCGCCTCACCTTTGGAGGTCCTGATGGTCAACCGCGGGGGCCTGGCCTGGCAGGGCGGTTTTTTGGGCGGTATTTTGGCCGGGACCGTTTGGTGCAAGCGTCGCGGTCATGCCTTACGGTCCATGCTGGACTTGGCGGCGCCTTATATCGCGCTGGGGCAGGCGGTGGGGCGCCTGGGATGTTTTTTCAACGGCTGTTGCTATGGCAAGCCGTGGGCGCACGGTATTTTTTTCCCCGTGCACGATGCGCGTTTGCATCCCACACAGCTGTATGAGGCCGCCGGGCTTTTTTTTATTTTTATCGTTCTGAAGATGTACGCACGTAGGGGCGATCCTTGTGATCGCCCACAAGAGGGCGAATACAAGATTCGCCCCTACGGATTGATTTTTGTCGCGTATTTATGGCTGGCCGCCATTGAGCGCTTCTTTGTTGAGTTCTTGCGCGCCGACCACGACACGCTGTGGTGGGGCCTAAGTTTGTTCCAGTATATCGCTTTGGGTATTTTTTTCGCCGGTCTCGCCTATGGTTTATTCATTCATCGTCAGCGGCGCGCATGA
- a CDS encoding RluA family pseudouridine synthase, which yields MVYSFIVSGAHEGLRLDVFLAQVIPDVPSRAFVQKLIAQDRVTVNGKPPLKPNTRVAVGDKVSADVDPSSLIVPDIIAQDIAVDVFYEDADIILINKPAGLTVHPATGNRSGTLVNALAHRFRELSDVNGPVRPGIVHRLDKDTSGLIIVAKTNAAHARLARQFEKHTVVKRYVARVEGKVQFDQGVVDVNIDSHPKYHDQRQASPEGGGKDAITLYQVLQRFPKSTLIALFPQTGRTHQLRVHMKHLGHPILGDDRYGRKATFPRLALHAQSIAFAHPATRHYVEFSCPVPKEFLDPNF from the coding sequence ATGGTTTATTCATTCATCGTCAGCGGCGCGCATGAAGGTTTGCGCCTGGATGTATTTCTGGCGCAGGTCATTCCTGATGTCCCGTCGCGGGCTTTCGTGCAGAAACTCATCGCCCAGGACCGTGTCACGGTCAACGGCAAGCCGCCGCTCAAGCCCAATACCAGGGTGGCCGTCGGGGACAAGGTGAGTGCCGATGTGGACCCCTCGTCCCTGATCGTGCCGGACATTATCGCGCAGGACATCGCTGTGGATGTTTTTTACGAGGACGCGGACATCATCCTCATCAACAAGCCCGCGGGCCTCACCGTGCATCCGGCGACCGGCAACCGTTCAGGCACCCTGGTCAATGCCCTGGCGCACCGTTTCCGGGAATTGTCCGACGTCAACGGCCCGGTGCGTCCCGGAATTGTCCATCGCCTGGACAAGGACACCTCGGGGCTGATCATCGTGGCCAAGACCAATGCCGCCCACGCCCGCCTGGCCCGTCAGTTTGAAAAACACACGGTCGTCAAAAGATACGTCGCGCGGGTGGAAGGGAAGGTGCAGTTTGACCAGGGCGTTGTGGACGTCAACATTGACAGCCACCCGAAATACCATGACCAGCGTCAGGCCTCACCCGAGGGGGGAGGCAAGGACGCAATAACGCTTTATCAGGTGTTACAGCGGTTCCCTAAGTCCACCCTGATAGCACTTTTTCCCCAGACCGGCCGCACCCATCAATTGCGCGTGCACATGAAGCATCTGGGGCATCCGATATTGGGAGATGACCGTTACGGCCGCAAAGCCACGTTCCCGCGTCTGGCCCTGCACGCCCAGAGCATCGCCTTTGCGCATCCCGCGACCAGGCATTACGTTGAGTTTTCCTGTCCCGTCCCAAAAGAATTTCTGGACCCAAATTTTTAA